The Tessaracoccus flavus genome includes the window CTCACATACGAGATTCGGCCCCTTCGACGCGAGTCGAGGGAGGCGGATCGGGCATGTGGGAAGGTTCCGACACTCCCGACCGCGGGGTACGGAGCGACAAGGGGTTTTACCCCACAGGAACTTGAAATTTCCAAAGGGCTAGAAGTAAGGAACGACTGTGGCTGGACAAAGGATCCGCATCAGGCTGCGGGCGTATGACCATGAGGTCATCGACAGCTCGGCGCGCAAGATCGTCGACACCGTGACTCGCACGGGCGCGAAGGTGGCCGGCCCAGTGCCGCTGCCGACGGAGAAGAACGTGTTCTGCGTTATCCGTTCGCCCCATAAGTACAAGGACAGCCGCGAGCACTTCGAGATGCGCACGCACAAGCGCCTGATCGACATCCTCGATCCGACGCCGAAGACCGTCGATTCGCTGATGCGTCTCGACCTGCCAGCCGGTGTTGACATCGAGATCAAGCTTCCGTGAGGTCTGAGAAGATGAGTGAACGAATTGTAAAGGGCATCCTGGGCACGAAGCTCGGCATGACCCAGCTCTGGGACGAGAACAACAAGGTCGTCCCCGTAACAGTGATCCAGGCCGGGCCCTGCGTGGTCACGCAGGTGCGCACCCCCGAGGTCGACGGCTACTCCGCCGTTCAGCTCGGCTTCGGCGCCATCAAGGCCAAGAAGGTCACCAAGCCCGCCGCTGGCCACTTCGCCAAGGCGGACGTCACCCCCCGTAAGCACCTCGTTGAGCTGCGCACCGCCGATGCCTCCGAGTTCACCCTCGGGCAGGAGCTGACCGCCGAGGTCTTCGCCGACGGCGAGTTCGTCGACGTGACCGGCACCAGCAAGGGCAAGGGCACCGCCGGCGTCATGAAGCGCCACGGCTTCCACGGTCTGCGCGCCTCGCACGGTGTGCACCGTAAGCACCGTTCACCCGGCTCGATCGGTGGCTGCGCCACCCCCGGCCGTGTGTTCAAGGGCCTCCGCATGGCTGGCCGCATGGGCAACGAGAAGATCACTGTCCAGAACCTGAAGATCCACGCTGTCGACGTGGAGCGTGGCCTGCTGCTTGTCCGCGGCGCCATCCCCGGTAACAACGGGTCGCTCGTCGTCGTCCGCAGCGCTGCCAAGAAGGGTGTTGCATCATGAGCGACCTGACCGTTGACGTGGTCGACGCCAAGGGCAAGAAGGCCGGCACGGCCGACCTGCCCGCCGAGCTGTTCGACGCGCAGACCAACATTCCGCTGATCCACCAGGTCGTGGTGGCCCAGCTCGCTGCTGCCCGTCAGGGCACGCACGACACCAAGACCCGCGCCGAAGTGCGTGGCGGTGGCGCCAAGCCCTGGCGTCAGAAGGGCACCGGCCGTGCCCGCCACGGCTCGCGGCGTTCCCCGATCTGGACCGGCGGTGGTGTGGTCCACGGCCCCACCCCTCGTGACTACTCGCAGCGCACCCCCAAGAAGATGATCGCGGCCGCCCTCCGTGGCGCCCTGTCGGACCGGGCCCGCGACGGCCAGGTCTACGTCATCTCCGAGGTCGTTGCCGGTGACAAGCCGTCGACGAAGGCCGCGCTGGCCGCGCTGACCGCCGTCGCCGGCGACGTCAGCAAGGTGCTCCTCGTGCTTGATCGCTTCGAGGACGTCGCCTGGCTGAGCGTCCGCAACTCGGCGACGGTTCACGCACTGGCCGTCGATCAGCTCAACACCTACGACGTGCTGGTCAACGACAAGGTCGTGTTCACCTCCGCCGCCCTCGCCGCGTTCGTGGCCGGGCCGGCCGGTGGCAGGAACGTTGCCGTCGAGGCTGACGCTGAAGCGGAGCCCGTCGCAGAAACCGACGAGAAGCCCGCCAAGGCTCCCAAGGCCAAGGCCAAGAAGACCGAGGAGACGGACAAGTGACGCAAGCGCTTAAGATCCGCGACCACCGCGACGTCATCCTGCGTCCCGTGGTGAGCGAGAAGAGCTACAACCTGCTCGACGACGGCAAGTACACCTTCGTCGTCGCGCCGGACGCCAACAAGACCGAGATCAAGATCGCCATCGAGGCCATCTTCGACGTCAAGGTCACCTCCGTGAACACCCTCAACCGCCAGGGCAAGCGCCGCCGCACCCGCTACGGGTCCGGCAAGAAGGCCGACACCAAGCGTGCGATCATCACCGTGGCCGAGGGTCAGAGCATCGACATCTTCGGAGGCCCGGTCGGCTGACCGGAGCGCTAGAAGAGAAGGACTGAGAAACACTCATGGGTATCCGTAAGTACAAGCCGACTACGCCGGGCCGTCGCGGCTCCAGCGTCGCCGACTTCGTTGAACTCACGCGCTCCACGCCGGAGAAGTCGCTGCTCGCGCCGAAGCCGAAGACCGGTGGCCGCAACAACACCGGCCGAATCACGACGCGTCACATCGGCGGCGGCCACAAGCAGGCCTACCGCATCATCGACTTCAAGCGCTACGACAAGGACGGGGTCCCGGCCAAGGTCGCTCACATCGAGTACGACCCGAACCGCACCGCCCGCATCGCGCTGCTCCACTACCTGGACGGCGAGAAGCGTTACATCATCGCCCCGAACGGGCTCACCCAGGGCACCACGGTGACCGCTGGTGAGGGCTCCGACATCAAGCCGGGCAACAACCTCGAACTGCGCAACATCCCTGTGGGCACCACGGTGCACGCGGTGGAGATGCGCCCGGGCGGCGGCGCGAAGCTCGGCCGCTCGGCCGGCGCAGCGATCCAGCTCGTCGCCCGCGAGGGCAAGTACGCCACCCTGCGCATGCCCTCGGGCGAAATGCGCATGGTCGACGTCCGCTGCCGCGCGACCGTCGGCGCTGTCGGCAACGCCGAGCAGTCCAACATCAACTGGGGCAAGGCCGGCCGCAAGCGTTGGAAGGGCGTCCGCCCGACCGTCCGTGGCGTCGTCATGAACCCGGTCGACCACCCGCACGGTGGTGGCGAGGGCCGCACCTCCGGTGGCCGTCACCCCGTATCGCCGTGGGGCAAGCCTGAGGGCCGCACCCGCGACAAGAACAAGGCGAGCAACCGCCTGATCGTCCGCCGTCGCAAGACCGGTAAGAAGCGCTGATAGGGAGCCTGAAGAACTATGCCACGCAGCCTGAAGAAGGGCCCCTTCGTCGACGACCACCTGCAGAAAAAGGTGGACGTGCAGAACGAAAAGGGCACGAAGAACGTTATCAAGACCTGGTCGCGCCGCTCGATGATCATTCCCGAGATGCTCGGGCACACCATCGCGGTGCACGACGGTCGCAAGCACATCCCGGTGTTCGTCACCGAGTCGATGATCGGTCACAAGTTGGGCGAGTTCGCTCCCACGCGCACCTTCAAGGGGCACGTGAAGGACGACAAGAAGGCCCGTCGCCGCTGAGGCGCGAGAAAAGGAACTGATTCAACTATGAGCAACGAGAACGGCAACAGCCGTCGTCGCGAGACCCTGCTCGGGGATCGTCCTGGCTCGTACGCCATCGCGCGCCACGTCCGGATGAGCCCCACCAAGGTCCGTCGCGTCGTCGATCTGGTCCGCGGCATGGACGTCAAGGACGCCCTGGTCGCACTCAAGTTCGCCCCGCAGGCCGCTTCCGAGCCGGTCTACAAGGTGGTCGCCTCGGCGATCGCCAACGCGGAGTCGGCTGAGGCGCTGCGGTCCGACGACCTGTACATCTCCAAGGCGTTCGTCGACGAGGGCGTGACGCTCCGTCGTATTCGCCCCCGCGCCAAGGGTTCGGCCAGCCGCATCCTCAAGCGTGGGTCGCACATCACCGTGGTCGTCGAACCCCGCGAGACGAAGGGAGCCTGATAATGGGCCAAAAGATCAACCCGAACGGCTTCCGTCTCGGCATCACCACCGACCACACGACCCGCTGGTACAGCGACAAGCAGTACTCGGAGTTCGTCGGTGAGGACGTCAAGATCAGGGAGTACCTGACCAAGAACCTTGAGCGCGCCGGCGTGTCCTCGATCGAGATCGAGCGTCGCTCCGAGCGTGTGACGATCTTCCTGCACGCTGCCCGTCCGGGCATCGTCATCGGCCGTAACGGTGCCGAGGCCGAGCGCGTCCGCGCCGAGCTGGAGAAGCTCACCGGCAAGCAGGTTCAGCTGAACATCCTTGAGGTGAAGAACCCGGAGATCGACGCGCAGCTGGTCGCCCAGGGCGTCGCCGAGCAGCTCGGTGCCCGCGTGGCGTTCCGCCGCGCGATGCGCAAGGCTCAGCAGACCGCGATGCGGGCTGGTGCCAAGGGCATCCGCATCAAGTGCTCCGGCCGACTCGGTGGTGCGGAAATGTCCCGCTCCGAGGGCTACCGCGACGGCCAGGTGCCGCTGCACACGCTCCGCGCGGACATCGACTACGGCTTCTACGAGGCCCGCACCACGTTCGGTCGCATCGGCGTCAAGGTGTGGATCTACAAGGGTGACGTCGCAGGCACTCGTGCCGAGCGCGCCGCCCAGAAGGCCGCCCGCGCCTCCGCCCCCGGCAACCGTCAGCGTCCGGGCCGTCGTCCGGCTCGCGGCGAGGGTCGTGGGGACCGTCCCGAGCGCGGCGGTCGACGCCGCGCCGACGCAGCCGAGCAGGCTGCGCCCGCAACTGAGAACGCAGGAGCCTGATCATGCTGATTCCTCGTCGAGTTAAGTTCCGTAAGCAGCACCACCCCAAGCGGGATGGCGCGGCCAAGGGTGGCACCAGGCTGGCCTTCGGTGAGTACGGAATCCAGGCGCTCGAGTCGTCGTACCTGACCAACCGGCAGATCGAGGCGGCTCGTATCGCGATGACCCGCCACATCAAGCGTGGCGGTAAGGTCTGGATCAACGTCTACCCGGACCGTCCCCTGACCAAGAAGCCGGCCGAAACCCGCATGGGCTCCGGCAAGGGCTCGCCCGAGTGGTGGGTCGCCAACATCAAGCCGGGCCGCGTGCTCTTCGAGCTCTCCGGCGTCCCGGAGGATGTGGCCCGAGAGGCCATGCGTCTGGCCATCCACAAGCTGCCTTTCAAGGCACGCTTCATCAAGCGCGAAGCAGGTGACATCTGATGAGTAAGTCTCTCACCGCACACGACCTCCGTGGTCTGTCGCGTGACCAGCTCAACGCCAAGGTCGTTGAGCTGAAGGAGGAGCTGTTCGGGCTCCGCTTCCAGGCGGCCACCGGCCAGCTGGAGTCGAGCAGCCGGCTGCGCAACGTCCGCAAGGACATCGCGCGCATCTACACCGTGCTGCAGGAGCGCAACCTCGGCATCGTTGACGAGCCGGCCGCACAGGAGAAGTGAACATGAGTGAAGAAACCACCACTGCAGAGCGCAGCCGCCGCAAGGTGCTCTCCGGGGTCGTCGTCAGCGACAAGATGGACAAGACCATCGTCGTCCTCGTCGAAGACCGCGTGAAGCACCCGCTGTACGGCAAGGTCATGACCAAGTCGTCGCGGGTCAAGGCCCACGACGAGAACAACGACGCCAACACCGGCGACCGCGTTCGGGTCATGGAGACCCGTCCGCTGTCGGCGCAGAAGCGCTGGCGTCTCGTCGAAATCGTCGAGCGCGCCAAGTAGTCACCAGCACAACAGGAGCGGCCCACCCCGAAGGGGAGGGCCGCTCTTGTCGTATCGTGCGGCTCTACGGGGATGGAGCCGGTTGCACCGCTGCCTGGCCGCGGAGCGACGAGATCTCCGACACGGTCTTGGCCAGGAGAAGGATTGCCAGCGCCACGAGCGGCAGCGAGGCGCCGAGCGGTGCCGCTGCTCCTCCGTCCTGCACCAGGCGGATGATCCCGAAGACCAGCACGAACCAACTGGCCATGATGGCGATGTGGAGCGTGACGATTCTCCGGAGGGCGAAGCGGTAGCCGTCATCGATCGAGGACGGCCGAGGCGCGCGCGGACCGAACCAGCCCAGTGCCTCCACCGCGTACCGCAGAATGAGCACGACCACGGGCACGGCGAAGAAGGCGGCCCCGAGGTTCAATCCCGTCGCCAGTGCGAGCGCGACGGTGAACGCCCCGTGCACCACCGCGAAGATGGCCAGCACGGACGACGCGATCAGTTTGCCCGCCAGCTCACCGCCGTCTCCGCGCGGGACCGCTGCGACCCGGGCGATGGACATGATGGTGATGATGACGTTCTCCACCCAGAACAGGAGGAAGACGTTTCCGATGGGCCAACGCCACAGCATCACCCCGAGAAATTGCACGATCGAATTGAGGATCGCCAGCAGGACGAGGCGAAGGCTCTGGGTTCTCATGGGTGCATAGTCTGCCCGAGGCAGGGTCCTCAGTATGGCTGTGGCCTCAGCGCCCGGTCGACGGAAGGCCCGGCTTCTCGGGCTCGGGCGCAGGAGTTGTCGGACGCGACGGCTGAGTCGGCGTGGGTGTCGGGGTCGCGGGCGCGCTCGGCGCAGGCTCCGGCTCAGGATCTGGGGCTGTGACGAGGATCGTCTGGTCGGGATGGCCCAGGGGATGCTCCACGACCAAGGGCGGTCGTGACGGGTGCTGGATCGCCAGGGTGGTCTCGGCGGAGTAGCAGCCTGGGGACTCCAGCCTGGCTGGTGCCAGGCCCGCGAGGCGGTCGGTGGCCACGACCTCGTCCCGGTAGGCGCTGATCGTGGGCGCCGTGGACCAGTCCAGTCCATCGCAAGAGAGAGCGCCATCCCTACCGGCGAGCGGCTCGATGGGCCCTGCGACGCGTCCACTGGCGGTCACCATCAAGGTCGACCCGTCGGGCACGAGACGTCCTGGGACGCCCGCGAGGTGGATGGTGTCGCTGACCTCCACACCCGGTTTGGCGTGACGGTGTGGAGTCAGCGTCGTGGACACGGCCGGATCGATGACCAGGCTGGTTTCCGGCAGTTGCGGCCATTGGGGCGGCTGGGGTGGCGTCACGAATTCGGCCGGGGACAAGCTCTCAACCCAGGTGTAGTACCCGGGCGCGGGGAAGACGAGGGCCTCTGAAGCCACCTCGGCGTTGCCCTGGTTGTCGTAGCGTCCCGTGAAACTGGCGGTGCCCACGACAGCTGCGTCCTCGGGGGAGCCGGCCTTGAGCGCCTCGAGGCTGGCGAACGGTCCGTAAAGGCTGGTGCTGCCGTCGAAGACGGCTCCGGGGCGGCCTCCCTCAACCGAGATGATGTCGACCGCAGGCTCCCCACTGACCGCGACGATGTCTCGGGTACGCGTGGTGACCTTCGGCCGAAACTGCGGGGTCAGCTCAGTGGTGGCCGTGGCGGTCAGGCGTGTGTCCGGGGCCGCAACGAGCAGACGTTGGACCGTCGCCTCGGCAGGAACATGGAGCTCAGGGGATACGGCAGGCAGACCTGAGACCGTGACGGAGACGGCCCCCCGGGTGCTGGCGATCTGAGGGGCCTCGAGGGTCACGTGGACGAGGGCGAGACCGGTCGGTCCGGTGGTTGGGTCGGCACTGTCGACGACGAGGTCACCATCGCCGGCTGCGCTGAGAGGCAGGTGCTTGACCGAGTGACCCGCGTGCGACCTCACCTCCACCATCAGCGTCCCGTGCACATCGTCGAGCGAGGGGCGCTTCGCCCAGACGAGCTTCGCGGAGTAGGGTCCGGCGTAGCGGGTGGCTTCCCGCGTGATGCGGTCGAACTCCTTCTGAGCTCCTGGGTGACTCTGAGTTACTGCCTGCCATCTAATGGCCTCTCTGCGTTCCTGGGCGGCGTCGCCGACTGTGCGTAGCCGGACGAAGTGCTCGACAGCCGCGCCGAGGTCTGGGGAGGGGGAGTGCCCGGTACGACTCAGCACCCACGCCAGTTCCGCTCGCTCGCGTTCATTGAGGTCAGCGCCGCCTTCGCCGTGTGGAAGAAGCTTTCCCTGGGCCAAGCCTGCCTGTTTGCTGATCGGCGCCCCCAGGGGCGCCGCGACCCAGGCGCTTGCCGTGCGCGGCGGGGCGGACATCAGGTCGGCGCAGTAGGCGACGGCCGGACCGAGGTGTTGGGCTCCGTACCATGACCGCCCGGTCCCGGGCAGATCCACCCAGTGTCCCGAGCCTGTGAGGTGACCGTCTTGTGGCCGTGCCTGGGCCTGTTGTCCGCCCGCGAGAAGAGCCATCAGTAGCCCGATGAGAATGACGAATACGGTGAGCCTGCGCACGTGAACTCCTACAGTTCCGAGCGGCCTCCAGCGGGCCGCGATTGCAGTGTCGTCACCGGACGAGTGGTTTTCCCGCCGTGTCTTGTCGTTGTTGATAACCCCCGGCCCAGCCGGCCTCTAAAGCGGTTGGCCTCTCCCGTCTCCCTCACCTGGAAGTGGGGCTTCTCCTTACCCACTCTGAAAGGGGCAGTTTGGTGACACGCGGGACCACAGTGGTCGTACATGTCGCTGAATGTCACCTCTCGTGGGCCCTCAGAGAAGCGACGGGGACGGTCGGACGTCCCTCGCAAACTCAGGGGGAAATGGAGGACCGTCAGGCCCGTCAGAGCAGTTCGGGGATGCTGCCCGCCGCCATCAATAGCCCTACGGCAATCATGAGGACGACGAACGAGATTGTCAGGACCCGGGGGCCGAGCCTCTTGCCGACCCGGGCCCCTAGGAGGCTGCCCGCGGCCGCGGTGACGCTGAACGCCAGGAGCAGGGGCCAGTCCAGACCTCCTGTGCCACCGAGCAGCCGGGTGCCAAGGGCCGTGGCGGCGTTGATGCTGATCACCAAGAGAGACGTCCCGACCGCTGCGGGCATGGAGAATCCCAGAACCAGTGTCAGCGCCGGCACGATCGCGAAGCCGCCGCCTACGCCGAAGAACCCAGTCAGGAGGCCCACCGCCGTCGCGGTCGCGATCACCGCCAGCCACCCCTTACGTTGCGGATCCGGGCGGGTGCCCCGGAGGCGTCGAAGCATGACGGCGGCGACCACCAGCATCAGCACCGAGAACGCGGCGGTGAGCACCGTATCTGGGACGCGAACCGACGCGATGGACCCGGCCGCAGCTCCGGCGATCCCAAGGAGCGCGAAGGTGAGTCCCTCCCGCCATCTGACGTTGCCATCGCGCTGGTGGGGGATCACCCCGACCAGTGACGTCAAGCCAACGATGATGAGCGCGCCGGTGGTCGCGGCGCCAGCGCCCTGCCCGAAGATGTAGATGAGGGCAGGGACAGTGAGGATCGCCCCTCCGCCCCCGATGGCGCCGAGCACGGCGCCAATCAGGAGGCCGAGGGGGATCGCCCAGGGCCAGGCCATCAGACGAGCGTCAGCCCGGCCGCCCGCGCCTGCTCATCGAAGCTGTCATCCACATGAACGACGGTCTTGCCCGCTGCCTGGAGGATCGACGAGGCGATCGACGCCCGGTAACCGCCGGCACAGTGCACCCACAGCTCGCCGTCGGGAACCTCATCCATCCTCTTGAGGATGTCGTGGAGCGGGATGTGGACGGCGCCCTCGATGTGGGATTCGTCCCATTCCTGCTTGCGGCGGGTGTCGAGGATGACCACCTCGCGGTGGTGCTTGACCTGGGCCAGATCGGCAAATGTTGCGCGGGTCAGTGTCCCCAATTCGTCGTCGGTCCAGTCCGACGGCCCGCCCGTCGCCGACGCCGCGGCGCGGTCGATACCGATGAGGGTCATTTCGCGCTGAGCTTCAGCCACCTGCTCCTCCGACTCGCCCAGCAGTGTCACCGGCGTTCCCCACGGGATCAGCCAACCCAGGTAGGTCGAGAACTGTCCGTCGAGGCCGATGTTGTAGGTGCCGGGTGCGTGCCCGGCCGCGAAGGCGGTGCGGGTGCGCAGGTCAACCAGCCATTCGCCGGCTTCCAGGCGGGCGCGGAGCTCCTGCTTGTCGGCGCGGTGAACCGGGGAGAGGTCCGAAGCGTCAGGGCCGGAGGCATTCGCGGGCCCCATGTGTGCGTAGTAGGCGGGGAAGACGTCGAGGCCGGCGAGGAGAGCTTCGACGTACTCTTCCTCACCCTGGGTGAGGGCGGGGTTCTGCTTCTTCTCGAGCCCGATGGTCGAGGAATCCCCGGTGGTCGGGGTCGCGGAACAGAACGAGCCGAAGCCGTGGGTCGGCATGATCTGGGTCTCGTCCGGGAGTTCGCTCGCCAGCCTGTGGGCGGAGGCGTGCTGATGACGGGCCAGCGCCTCGGCATGCTCCTTGCCGAGCAGGTCAGGGCGCCCGGTCGCTCCGTAGAGGAGGGATCCGCCGGTGAAGACCACAGGCTCTGCGTCGTCCAGGAGGGCGTAGGAGAGGTGCGTGAACGTGTGCCCGGGCGTGAGCAGGGCCTGCACCTTCATGGAACCGACGTCGATAACGTCCTTGTCGGCGATGGGCGTGCGCTCGAAGCTCACGTCGTCGTCGCCGTTGACGTAGTACTTGGCTCCGACCTGCTGCGCCAGAGCATAGCCGCCCGTGACGTAGTCGTTGTGGATGTGGGTCTCGAAGATGGCTTCGATGCGAACGCCCTCGTCAGTGGCGAGCTTGAGCACACGTTCGATGTCGCGCTGCGGGTCGATGACGAAGGCGACGTCGCCGTCGTGGACGAGGTAGCTCCGGTCCCCGAGGGACTTGGTCTCAATGGTGTGAATGGTGGGCATGATCAGTCTCCTGGCGGTCAGTTGGGCTGGGTTCCTGTGGCGACGGGGAGCCCGGCGTCGATCCACGCGAGGGTGCCGCCCGCGACGGAGCAGGCGCTACGGCCCGACGCCGCTACCGCCTCGGCCCCCTTCAGGCTGCGGACGCCGCTGCGGCAGATGACCCAGACATCCTCGGGTAGCTCGTCAACCCGGTCGGCCACCTGGCCGAGGGGAATGAGGACGGCGCCGGGGACGTGCACCTCCTCGTACTCGTGCGGTTCACGCACGTCCAGCAGGAACGCACCCTGGTCGAGCGCAGCGCGGAGCGTAGGGATATCGACTTCTCTCATGCCCGCCATGCTACCCCTGGGGGTATGCACTGTCCAAGGAATGCAGATGATCGTCTGCACCCTCGCGGGTGAACCCGGGGATCCGGCTCGGCGCTAGTGTGTGAGGGTGAATTCCGGTGTCGGCGCATGAGCAGCGCACGCTTCCCAGCCTCCATCGGGGCGGACGTTGGGTCTACGCCGCTGGCCTCCCTGGAGCGCCTCTTCCGCAGGCCGGACGTCCGGGTTTTCGGGAAGCTGGAGAATCGCAACCCGACGGGAAGCGCCAAGGACCGCTCTGCTCTGGGCATCGTCCGAGAGGCCTGGGAGAGTGGCCGGCTGAAGCCTGGGACCGTCGTTGTCGAGTCGAGCTCGGGCAACCTCGCGATGGCTTGCGCTCGTCTCAGCGCGTTGCTTGAGTTCTCATTCGAGTGCGTGGTCGACCCCAGGGCCAACGCCCGCACGATCGCGGCGATCGAGGCCTACGGGGCCCGCGTCCACCGGATCGCGGAGCCGGACCCTGAGACCGGGGATTGGCTTGTCGCCAGACTCGCCCGGGTGCGGGAACTGCTCGGGTCGATCCCGGGCGCCATCACGCTCGACCAGTACTCCAACGTTGCGGCGATCAGGGCCCACGCGGACGGCACCATGCGGGAGATCCTTGAGCAGGCGGGGGAGCCGGACCTGCTCTATGTGGCGACCAGCACGACCGGCACGGTCGGTGGCTGCCTTCGCGTGGTGGGCGAGCGAGCCCTGCGCACCGATGTGGTGGCCGTCGACGCCGAGGGGTCCGTCCTCTTCGGAGGCACTCGCGGCCGCAGGATGTTGTCAGGCTATGGCGCGGGCTTCGTGCCGCCGCTCTCCCAGTACTCCAGCCCCGCCCGCGTCGCGCGCGTCGACGACCTCAGTGCGGTCATCGGGGCCCGCGCGCTGACGCTCACCGAGGGTCTGCTGGCCGGAGCCTCGACCGGAGCGGTGATCTCGGCGCTGCGCGCTGACTATGCCAACCTCCCGGCGGGCAGCACTGTCGTGGTGATGGTGCACGATGGGGGCATGCCCTACCTCGACACCGTTTACGACGACGACTGGGTGTGCCGAACCTTCGAGGTCACGCGCGCTGAGCTCCGGGCACGGGTGGCCGACTTCGCCGCCGCCCCATGAGGGTCGCCATCGTCGGAGCCGGGCCCCGCGGGCTGTTCGCAGTGGAGCGACTCTGGGCACACGCCGCGCCGGGGACGTGCCTCGACGTCGTCCTCTTCGATCCCCGCGACCCGGGGGTGGGGGCCGCCTACGACCCTACGCAGCCGGAGTATCTGAGGCTCAACGTCAACTCCGCCGTCGTCTCCGCCGCCTGGCCAGGAGAAGACACCATCCCATCCTTCAACGCCTGGAGGCTGTCCACGGGCGAGCGCGAACCGTTGGAGCCGTTTCCGCCGCGGGCCCTCGTGGGACGCTATCTCGGCTGGTTCTGGGGATGGCTGAACCAGCAGACGCCGAGCGGATCCTTGCTCGCTCACCGCAGCCTGAACGTCGCCGAGCTCGCCGCGTCCGGAGCCGGCTGGGTCGTGGACGGAGAGATCTTCGACGAGGTCCTGCTCGCCACCGGGCATGAAGGGAGCTGGCCGGGACAACTTCACGGCGACGGGGTTATCCCCGCCGTTTTTCCGGTCCAGCGGTGGCTGGGCGAGGACGACGTCCCGCCGGGGTGCCGAGTGGCCTTCCGCGGCGCGGCGCTCACCTTCATCGACGCAGCGCTGGCGCTCACCGAGGGTCGCGGGGGAAGGTTCATCGGCGACTGGGCGACGGGCCTGGCCTACGAGCGCTCAGGCCGGGAACCGCGCACACTGTGGCCGGTGGGCCGCTCCGGGCGGTGGATGGATCCGAAACCCCAGCCGGGAACCCTGCTGGCCGAGGCCGACCCCGAGATCCTGCGCGTCGGCAGGGCCGCAGTGTTGAGTGCGGAGACCCCGACGGCGTCGCTCGGGGCCGTGCACACCACGGCGGTGGCGCTGGGGGCGGACCCGGACCGGCTGGCGAGCCTGCTCGACCCCGGCCGGGGCGATGCCACGGAGGCGCTGCGCCAGCGTCTCACCGCAGTGGCGGGCTCTTCCGATCCCGGCACCTCCTGGGCCTTGGGGCACGCCTGGCGTGGGCTCTACGACGCCCTGCGGTACCGCTTCGAAGGGACCGTCGAGGGGTTCGCCCCGTTCGCCCGGCTCGCCAGCACGCTGGAGCGAGTGGCCTTCGGGCCGCCCCCGGTGAATGCCGCCAAGATCCTGGCCCTCATCGAGGCCGGCCTCATTGATCCCACATCCCTCGAGCGGGCGCACTTCGACGGCGCCTCCCCGATCGGCCTCCCAGCAGCGCCCGACGTGATCGTCGACGCCGTGCTGCCTCCCCCCGGGGTGGTCCCCGGATCGCTGGTCGGCAGACTGGTCGACGACGGGGTGATCGTCTCCCCGGCGGGCCGTCGCGGAGTGGCGGTGGCCCCGGACGCCAA containing:
- the rpsJ gene encoding 30S ribosomal protein S10, which produces MAGQRIRIRLRAYDHEVIDSSARKIVDTVTRTGAKVAGPVPLPTEKNVFCVIRSPHKYKDSREHFEMRTHKRLIDILDPTPKTVDSLMRLDLPAGVDIEIKLP
- the rplC gene encoding 50S ribosomal protein L3, which codes for MSERIVKGILGTKLGMTQLWDENNKVVPVTVIQAGPCVVTQVRTPEVDGYSAVQLGFGAIKAKKVTKPAAGHFAKADVTPRKHLVELRTADASEFTLGQELTAEVFADGEFVDVTGTSKGKGTAGVMKRHGFHGLRASHGVHRKHRSPGSIGGCATPGRVFKGLRMAGRMGNEKITVQNLKIHAVDVERGLLLVRGAIPGNNGSLVVVRSAAKKGVAS
- the rplD gene encoding 50S ribosomal protein L4; its protein translation is MSDLTVDVVDAKGKKAGTADLPAELFDAQTNIPLIHQVVVAQLAAARQGTHDTKTRAEVRGGGAKPWRQKGTGRARHGSRRSPIWTGGGVVHGPTPRDYSQRTPKKMIAAALRGALSDRARDGQVYVISEVVAGDKPSTKAALAALTAVAGDVSKVLLVLDRFEDVAWLSVRNSATVHALAVDQLNTYDVLVNDKVVFTSAALAAFVAGPAGGRNVAVEADAEAEPVAETDEKPAKAPKAKAKKTEETDK
- the rplW gene encoding 50S ribosomal protein L23; protein product: MTQALKIRDHRDVILRPVVSEKSYNLLDDGKYTFVVAPDANKTEIKIAIEAIFDVKVTSVNTLNRQGKRRRTRYGSGKKADTKRAIITVAEGQSIDIFGGPVG
- the rplB gene encoding 50S ribosomal protein L2, translated to MGIRKYKPTTPGRRGSSVADFVELTRSTPEKSLLAPKPKTGGRNNTGRITTRHIGGGHKQAYRIIDFKRYDKDGVPAKVAHIEYDPNRTARIALLHYLDGEKRYIIAPNGLTQGTTVTAGEGSDIKPGNNLELRNIPVGTTVHAVEMRPGGGAKLGRSAGAAIQLVAREGKYATLRMPSGEMRMVDVRCRATVGAVGNAEQSNINWGKAGRKRWKGVRPTVRGVVMNPVDHPHGGGEGRTSGGRHPVSPWGKPEGRTRDKNKASNRLIVRRRKTGKKR
- the rpsS gene encoding 30S ribosomal protein S19, whose translation is MPRSLKKGPFVDDHLQKKVDVQNEKGTKNVIKTWSRRSMIIPEMLGHTIAVHDGRKHIPVFVTESMIGHKLGEFAPTRTFKGHVKDDKKARRR
- the rplV gene encoding 50S ribosomal protein L22, whose protein sequence is MSNENGNSRRRETLLGDRPGSYAIARHVRMSPTKVRRVVDLVRGMDVKDALVALKFAPQAASEPVYKVVASAIANAESAEALRSDDLYISKAFVDEGVTLRRIRPRAKGSASRILKRGSHITVVVEPRETKGA
- the rpsC gene encoding 30S ribosomal protein S3 yields the protein MGQKINPNGFRLGITTDHTTRWYSDKQYSEFVGEDVKIREYLTKNLERAGVSSIEIERRSERVTIFLHAARPGIVIGRNGAEAERVRAELEKLTGKQVQLNILEVKNPEIDAQLVAQGVAEQLGARVAFRRAMRKAQQTAMRAGAKGIRIKCSGRLGGAEMSRSEGYRDGQVPLHTLRADIDYGFYEARTTFGRIGVKVWIYKGDVAGTRAERAAQKAARASAPGNRQRPGRRPARGEGRGDRPERGGRRRADAAEQAAPATENAGA
- the rplP gene encoding 50S ribosomal protein L16, with the translated sequence MLIPRRVKFRKQHHPKRDGAAKGGTRLAFGEYGIQALESSYLTNRQIEAARIAMTRHIKRGGKVWINVYPDRPLTKKPAETRMGSGKGSPEWWVANIKPGRVLFELSGVPEDVAREAMRLAIHKLPFKARFIKREAGDI
- the rpmC gene encoding 50S ribosomal protein L29 gives rise to the protein MSKSLTAHDLRGLSRDQLNAKVVELKEELFGLRFQAATGQLESSSRLRNVRKDIARIYTVLQERNLGIVDEPAAQEK
- the rpsQ gene encoding 30S ribosomal protein S17; amino-acid sequence: MSEETTTAERSRRKVLSGVVVSDKMDKTIVVLVEDRVKHPLYGKVMTKSSRVKAHDENNDANTGDRVRVMETRPLSAQKRWRLVEIVERAK
- a CDS encoding DUF6498-containing protein, whose protein sequence is MRTQSLRLVLLAILNSIVQFLGVMLWRWPIGNVFLLFWVENVIITIMSIARVAAVPRGDGGELAGKLIASSVLAIFAVVHGAFTVALALATGLNLGAAFFAVPVVVLILRYAVEALGWFGPRAPRPSSIDDGYRFALRRIVTLHIAIMASWFVLVFGIIRLVQDGGAAAPLGASLPLVALAILLLAKTVSEISSLRGQAAVQPAPSP